CCCGGCGCAACATCGAGGGCGGATTTGTCGATCTAGACGTCGACGTGGAGTGCTCGTCGGGAACGTACATTCGCTCGCTGGCGCGTGATCTCGGGCGGGCGTTGGGCGTCGGCGGACATCTGACGTCACTGCGTCGTACGCGCGTCGGACCGTTCACTCTCGAACATGCACGCACACTCGAGGATCTTGCCGAGGCGCCCGGCGTGAGTCTCGACATCGATCAGGCAGCCCAGACTGCGTTCCCGCACCGCCAGATCACGGCGGCGGAGGCGGAAGCCATCAGTCAGGGGCGTTGGCTCGAACCGATCGGGCTCAAAGGCATCTACGCGGCCATCGAACCTGGCGGCCATACGATTGCTCTGCTGCAGGAAAAGGGAAAGCGTGCCAGTTCGGTGATGGTCGTGCGTCCTGCGACTCTGCGTCAGGATCAGTAGTACGTCAGGATCGGTAGTACATCAGGGCTGGGTTAATCAGACCAGCCAGATGGCTTGGGCGACAGGGCTTCCCAGATCTATACAGTCCGGACTGTCGCCCAGGCGCACAGACACGGTGCCGGCAAAATCGCGACGCTCCTCCACGGTGATCTCGACGTCGAGGGTGACGCCGACGGAATCGAAGTAGCGAAGCATCTCGGGATCGGAGTCGGAAATACGCGCAACCCGCCCGCGCTCACCGTTCGCGAAATCGCTGAGTTGGCGTGCCGGGGGAGTGGGAATCGACCCGTCGGCGGCCGGGATGGGGTCGCCGTGCGGATCGCGTTCGGGGAAGCCGAGTTTGGCATCGATGCGCGAGATCATCAGGTCGGAGACGGCGTGCTCGAGAATTTCGGCTTCGTCGTGGACCTCGTCCCAGCCGTAGCCGAGTTCGTGAACGAGATACGTTTCGAGCAGTCGGTGGCGTCGCACCATGGAGACAGCCGCCGCACGGCCGGTGTCCGTCAATGCGATCGATCCGTACCGGGCGTGATCGACCAGGCCCTGATCGGACAGTTTGCGAATCGCTTCGGACACCGTGGACGCGGAGACGCCCATCTTCTCGGACAGCAGCTTCGTGGAGATGCGTTCGAGTGACCACTCCTGAATGGTCCAGATCACCTTCAGGTAGTCCTGCGCGACCGAGGACAGCGCCAGGGTGTCGATCGATCCGTCCGGGTTGGAATTCGTGTCGCCGGATTCGGCGACACCTTCCGGCGCGGAGTGTGTATCGGAGGGTCCAGTCTTGTGAGCTGCCACGACACTTAGCTTAGGCTACGAATTCGGGAAGTTCCGTACCTGCGACGTCGTGCATGGGCATCGGCACCCGGGGTCCGACCGTCGCGTGGTGTCGGGGTCCGACCGAAACTACCGGCGGTGCGCCCCGTAGGCTGCCTTTCGTGCTGAGGTGGCGTGGTCTCGACGAAGTTCCGGCCGATTGGGGTCGTTGTGTACTCACTATCGGTGTGTTCGACGGTGTGCACCGTGGGCATGCCCAATTGATTGCACGGGCAGTAGCCGCTGCGCGCGAGCGTGGGGTTCCCAGTGTGCTCATGACGTTCGATCCGCACCCCATGGAGGTTGTGCGACCGGGGAGTCATCCGGCTCAGTTGACGACGTTGGCGCGTCGTGCGGAGCTGGCCGAGGAATTGGGTATCGACGTCTTCTGCGTCATGCCGTTCACCGCGGATTTCATGAAGCTGACTCCGGAGCGGTACGTCCACGAAATTCTGGTGGAGCGCTTGCACGTTGCCGAGGTCGTCGTGGGTGACAACTTCACGTTCGGCAAGAAAGCCCTGGGTAACGTCGATCTGCTTCGTGAAATGGGCGATCGATTCGGATTTGCCGTCGACGGCGTCCAATTGCTCGCCGAGCATGCAGTGACGTTCTCGTCGACCTACATTCGCTCGTGCGTCGACGCCGGCGACATGGCTGCGGCTACCGAGGCGCTCGGTCGGCCGCATCGCGTCGAAGGTGTTGTGGTGCACGGCGACAAGCGCGGCCGTGAACTCGGATTTCCGACGGCAAATGTTGCGCCTCCGGTGTTCTCGGCAATTCCGGCCGACGGCGTCTACGCGGCGTGGTTCAGCGTTCTGGGGGCCGACGAGGAGTTGGGCACGCTCGTACCGGGAAAGCGGTACAAAGCGGCGGTGTCTGTCGGTACCAATCCGACGTTCTCCGGTCGCACTCGCACCGTCGAGGCTTTTGTTCTCGACGCCGACGCCGACCTGTACGGACAGCATGTTGCCGTCGACCTGGTGGCGCGGATCCGCGGTATGGAGAAATTCGATTCCATCGAGTCGTTGATCGCGGAAATGAATCGCGATGTCGAGCGCGCCCGCGAAATCCTGGACAGTGATTCGCAGCAGAGCGTCGGCTGACGCCTGGCGGCAGAGTGTCGGCTGACACACTTGCGGTCGACCGGTAAATCGATCGCAACGGTCCTGGTAGAATCTCCTCTCGATGCGTGCTGCGGTTTGCGGCGGCCGCGTCCGATCTAGTTCCTTTCACGCAAACGTCATCACAGGAGTGAATCAAGTGGCATTGACCACGGAAGAAAAGAAGGCCGTTCTCGGCGAGTACGGCTTGCACGAGACCGACACGGGATCACCCGAAGCTCAGGTGGCAATGCTCACCAAGCGCATCACCGATCTCACCGAGCACCTCAAGACCCACAAGCATGACCACCACTCGCGTCGTGGACTGCTCTTGATGGTTGGTCGTCGTCGTCGTCTGCTCAAGTACGTGGCAAAGACGGACGTCGCTCGTTACCGTGCGCTCATCGAGCGCCTCGGCCTGCGTCGCTAGATTTTTCTCACGACGCTGATCGAAAGCAACACGGCAGGCTTCGGTTTGCCGAACACTCCGTTAGCCGGCGAAGCCACGCATATACTGGGCTTCGCTGGCTTTCGGCGTTAGCTGCCGCAAGGCAGTTTCCGCTGTCGGCGCTATGCACAGTTGTCTAGACGCAGTTGTCTATACGCAGTTGTGCAGTGCGCAGTCAGCACACCGTATGCATCAGAGAACGTGGTGTCGGTTGTCGGTAGTGGTTCTCCGGACCGGGCAAATGCCCTGTGGTTCCGGCGAACTTCGATCGACGGCCGCCCCGAACGTCAGTGACGTCCCGAAGCAGAGACCAGTTCGCACGTAGGAACTTCTGCAATTCAAGAGGGGGACGTCCCTCGGTGCGCAGTTTCCACCAGGAGGGTGGGAACGCCCGCGCGGGTACGGCGA
The nucleotide sequence above comes from Rhodococcus sp. KBS0724. Encoded proteins:
- a CDS encoding metal-dependent transcriptional regulator, yielding MAAHKTGPSDTHSAPEGVAESGDTNSNPDGSIDTLALSSVAQDYLKVIWTIQEWSLERISTKLLSEKMGVSASTVSEAIRKLSDQGLVDHARYGSIALTDTGRAAAVSMVRRHRLLETYLVHELGYGWDEVHDEAEILEHAVSDLMISRIDAKLGFPERDPHGDPIPAADGSIPTPPARQLSDFANGERGRVARISDSDPEMLRYFDSVGVTLDVEITVEERRDFAGTVSVRLGDSPDCIDLGSPVAQAIWLV
- a CDS encoding bifunctional riboflavin kinase/FAD synthetase, producing the protein MLRWRGLDEVPADWGRCVLTIGVFDGVHRGHAQLIARAVAAARERGVPSVLMTFDPHPMEVVRPGSHPAQLTTLARRAELAEELGIDVFCVMPFTADFMKLTPERYVHEILVERLHVAEVVVGDNFTFGKKALGNVDLLREMGDRFGFAVDGVQLLAEHAVTFSSTYIRSCVDAGDMAAATEALGRPHRVEGVVVHGDKRGRELGFPTANVAPPVFSAIPADGVYAAWFSVLGADEELGTLVPGKRYKAAVSVGTNPTFSGRTRTVEAFVLDADADLYGQHVAVDLVARIRGMEKFDSIESLIAEMNRDVERAREILDSDSQQSVG
- the rpsO gene encoding 30S ribosomal protein S15 yields the protein MALTTEEKKAVLGEYGLHETDTGSPEAQVAMLTKRITDLTEHLKTHKHDHHSRRGLLLMVGRRRRLLKYVAKTDVARYRALIERLGLRR